In Candidatus Kaistella beijingensis, a genomic segment contains:
- a CDS encoding dimethylarginine dimethylaminohydrolase family protein, giving the protein MKLNIKNETAKLKSVVLGQPGSMGKIPTLEESYDAKSYDTILKGIYPKEEDIIHEMTEFEKVLKKYDVQVFRPEIIEDYNQVFARDVAFVIEDKMIISNVIQDRADEQDAYRKIFEKVKWRNIINLPETAHIEGGDVIVWNDYLFIGTCYSEDYRSFKTARTNEYAIEILKEYFPKKRILDFELIKNDKEPYKGILHLDCTFNPVGKDKCIIYKNGFVDESDYNLILDIFGEENCFHVTDEEMFEMFPNIFSISPDVVVSDKAFTRMNNHLRNEWGITVEEIPYREISKMGGLLRCSTLPLVRE; this is encoded by the coding sequence ATGAAGCTCAACATCAAAAACGAAACCGCCAAACTAAAATCCGTAGTTCTGGGACAACCCGGCTCGATGGGAAAGATTCCAACACTTGAAGAAAGTTACGATGCTAAATCTTACGACACCATTCTAAAAGGAATTTATCCGAAAGAGGAAGACATCATCCACGAAATGACCGAGTTTGAGAAGGTTTTAAAAAAATATGACGTTCAGGTTTTTCGTCCGGAAATCATTGAAGATTACAACCAGGTTTTTGCTCGCGATGTTGCTTTCGTGATTGAGGACAAAATGATTATTTCCAACGTCATCCAAGACAGAGCCGATGAGCAGGACGCCTACCGAAAAATTTTTGAAAAAGTAAAGTGGCGCAACATTATCAACCTCCCAGAAACTGCCCACATCGAAGGTGGCGACGTGATTGTGTGGAACGATTACCTTTTTATCGGAACTTGCTACAGCGAGGATTACCGCAGTTTTAAAACCGCCCGAACAAATGAATATGCCATCGAAATTTTAAAGGAATATTTTCCTAAAAAAAGAATTCTGGATTTCGAACTGATTAAAAACGACAAAGAACCCTACAAAGGAATTTTACATTTAGACTGCACTTTCAATCCTGTTGGAAAAGACAAGTGCATCATCTATAAAAATGGTTTTGTGGATGAAAGCGACTACAACTTGATTCTCGATATTTTCGGGGAGGAAAACTGCTTTCATGTAACCGACGAGGAAATGTTTGAAATGTTTCCCAATATTTTTTCAATTTCTCCCGACGTTGTGGTTTCCGATAAGGCCTTTACAAGAATGAACAATCACCTCCGAAACGAATGGGGAATCACCGTAGAAGAAATTCCATATCGCGAGATTTCTAAAATGGGTGGATTGTTGAGATGTTCTACGTTGCCTTTGGTGAGGGAGTGA
- a CDS encoding trypsin-like peptidase domain-containing protein: MKNTLKKLIPYALVGVISGATTFGAINYFGVKNSDSEFSYFAPKKNNDAQFASFNMTGVGDDFVKAAKMTVPAVVSIKNFSNRTSQRSDQDLFDLFFGNPFGGNQQRQPQQQQQQEMPRGMGSGVIISPDGYIISNNHVIAGATKLEVQLSNKKTYVANLVGTDPTTDIALLKIEEKGLPYLNFANSDNVEVGQWVLAVGNPMGLNSTVTAGIVSAKGRSIDLLSQQSRTPIENFIQTDAAINPGNSGGALVNPNGELIGINSAISSKTGYYEGYGFAVPANLARKVVEDIKKFGLVQRGFLGVVPLDLSDQRSVAQYNQQKKTNIKTGEGVYLVDIAAKGGAEDAGLRTGDIITKVDNTVVSSYYDLSFAVGSKRPGDQVAVTYLRNGKENTVNVTLKDERGGTSFRSKADLTVTEKIGAEFEPLSEKFKTDYGLNSGVIAKNVVDGLEMSKIGIVDNYIVIEINGKPVNSQKDVEKILDKYQGNVQVKYVDEYGRITTRGFKMP, encoded by the coding sequence ATGAAGAATACATTAAAAAAACTAATTCCTTATGCTTTAGTGGGAGTAATTTCCGGAGCAACAACATTTGGGGCAATTAATTATTTTGGAGTAAAAAACAGCGATTCGGAATTTTCCTATTTCGCACCAAAGAAAAACAATGATGCCCAATTTGCATCTTTTAATATGACCGGAGTGGGCGACGATTTTGTGAAAGCCGCTAAAATGACGGTTCCCGCTGTAGTAAGTATTAAAAATTTCTCGAACAGAACTTCGCAGAGAAGTGATCAGGATTTATTCGATTTATTCTTTGGAAATCCTTTTGGTGGAAATCAACAAAGACAGCCGCAACAACAACAGCAACAGGAAATGCCGCGTGGAATGGGTTCAGGAGTAATTATTTCGCCCGATGGCTACATTATTTCGAATAATCACGTTATTGCAGGTGCAACAAAATTGGAAGTTCAACTGTCCAACAAAAAAACTTATGTAGCGAATTTGGTGGGAACTGACCCAACTACAGATATTGCCCTTTTAAAAATTGAAGAAAAAGGTCTGCCTTATTTGAATTTTGCCAATTCCGACAATGTTGAGGTTGGACAATGGGTTTTAGCGGTAGGAAATCCGATGGGATTGAATTCTACAGTAACCGCGGGAATTGTTTCTGCAAAGGGTAGAAGTATTGACTTGTTAAGCCAACAATCTAGAACTCCGATTGAAAATTTTATTCAAACGGATGCGGCGATTAACCCGGGAAATTCAGGCGGAGCTTTGGTAAATCCAAATGGTGAGTTGATTGGAATTAACTCTGCAATTTCTTCGAAAACAGGATATTACGAAGGTTACGGATTTGCGGTTCCTGCAAATTTGGCAAGAAAAGTGGTGGAAGATATCAAGAAATTTGGTTTGGTTCAAAGAGGATTTTTGGGAGTAGTTCCATTAGATTTGTCGGATCAAAGATCGGTTGCACAATACAATCAACAAAAAAAGACCAATATTAAAACGGGAGAAGGTGTTTATTTGGTGGATATTGCTGCAAAAGGCGGAGCAGAAGATGCAGGTTTAAGAACAGGCGACATTATTACAAAAGTTGACAATACCGTTGTTTCCAGTTATTACGACCTTTCTTTCGCGGTAGGAAGTAAAAGACCGGGAGATCAGGTTGCAGTAACGTACTTGAGAAATGGTAAAGAAAATACGGTAAACGTAACTTTAAAAGATGAAAGAGGAGGAACATCCTTCAGAAGCAAAGCAGACTTGACCGTTACTGAAAAAATTGGAGCCGAATTCGAACCGCTAAGTGAGAAGTTTAAAACAGACTATGGTTTAAACAGTGGTGTAATTGCAAAGAACGTAGTGGACGGATTGGAAATGTCGAAAATTGGAATTGTTGATAATTACATCGTTATCGAAATCAACGGTAAACCGGTAAACTCGCAGAAAGATGTTGAAAAGATTCTCGACAAATATCAAGGAAACGTTCAAGTGAAATATGTGGATGAATACGGAAGAATTACCACAAGAGGTTTTAAAATGCCTTAA
- a CDS encoding RidA family protein yields MKKLISTTNAPAAIGPYSQANFANGILYISGQIPLNSETGKLEEGITKATHQVMKNLEAILTEAGLTFKNVVKATIFLKNMDDFAVMNDIYASYLDSESYPARETVQVSCLPKNVDIEISMIAHQF; encoded by the coding sequence ATGAAAAAACTGATATCTACTACAAACGCACCAGCTGCAATCGGGCCTTATTCTCAGGCGAATTTTGCAAATGGGATTCTTTATATTTCGGGGCAAATCCCTTTAAATTCTGAAACGGGAAAATTGGAAGAAGGCATCACCAAAGCAACGCATCAAGTGATGAAAAACTTGGAAGCCATTCTTACGGAAGCAGGTTTAACCTTTAAAAATGTAGTTAAAGCAACAATTTTCTTGAAAAACATGGATGACTTTGCGGTGATGAACGATATTTATGCTTCTTACCTCGATTCAGAAAGTTATCCGGCGAGAGAAACGGTTCAGGTTTCCTGTTTGCCAAAAAATGTGGATATTGAAATCTCAATGATAGCTCACCAATTCTAA